A genomic segment from Lignipirellula cremea encodes:
- a CDS encoding DUF1549 domain-containing protein gives MRLSIVGFWCCWVVLLAGGMSYADEPLTLVPGEVSFVNDVIPLLTKHQCNAGGCHGKLAGQNGFRLSLRGYAPELDFETIAREARGRRLHLAAPEQSLLLRKALGQTPHGGGERIPANSPAERLLLDWIRQGTPGPRDEEPRLVRLEITPDQATLPPGESLSLKVTAEYDNGQRRNATWLTQFHSNDSGALEVDVDGKVTALRRGQTVVSAAFGGQVAVAVFTTPLDEPVDPSLFLPRHNLVDEHVFARLAELRIPPSPTCDEATFVRRAYLDAIGLPPTPEEVQAFLADDDPNKRALLVDQLLRRPEFVDYWAHWLGDLFQNRTERDHDVRGVKGVRAMHQWLREQVASGRNWRDLSIDLLTASGSCVEQPQVGYYIVTVGEKSIEDSDVADSVAQAFLGTRIGCARCHNHPLEKYTQDDYYHFVGFFSRIALDRHKPEEGATVLGYGTKQTVNWRKQLASQQEKLATLQAENGDAAAIEQAENAIARVEKQLADQLTAELKIRQPRTGEQLSPQPLDRSQLEIAPGDDPREALAAWITSPDNEQFRGAIVNRLWKHFLGVGLVEPVDDLRATNPPSNVPLWNALNQELAAADFDLRRIMRLIMNSRTYQLSSQTNALNVRDAKFYSHFYPRRLPAEVLLDALSQATGTPEKFEGYPLGVRAVQIPDPGAESYFLSLFGRSERTTACACERENAVTLPQLLHLQNSDNLLQKMRSPGGRFPQLLQDQPSDAAVIQQLFLATVARPPTPAEQAEIERLLASGERSEALLDLFWALLNSKEFAFNH, from the coding sequence GTGCGCCTATCTATCGTAGGGTTCTGGTGTTGCTGGGTAGTCCTGCTTGCCGGCGGTATGTCGTACGCGGACGAGCCGCTGACGCTGGTCCCGGGCGAGGTGTCGTTTGTGAACGACGTCATCCCGTTGCTGACAAAGCACCAATGCAACGCCGGCGGTTGTCACGGAAAGCTCGCCGGGCAGAACGGCTTTCGACTTTCTTTACGCGGCTACGCGCCGGAACTTGACTTTGAAACGATCGCCCGCGAGGCGCGTGGCCGGCGGCTTCACCTGGCGGCGCCGGAACAAAGCCTTTTACTCCGCAAAGCTCTCGGCCAGACCCCGCATGGCGGCGGCGAACGGATCCCGGCGAACAGCCCGGCCGAACGCCTGCTGCTCGACTGGATCCGTCAAGGAACGCCTGGCCCGCGAGACGAAGAACCGCGCCTGGTCCGCCTGGAGATCACGCCGGACCAGGCGACCCTGCCGCCGGGAGAATCGCTGTCGCTAAAAGTGACAGCCGAGTACGACAATGGCCAGCGGCGGAATGCGACCTGGCTCACGCAGTTCCATTCCAACGACTCCGGCGCCCTGGAAGTGGATGTCGACGGCAAGGTCACAGCCCTGCGTCGGGGTCAGACGGTCGTCAGTGCAGCGTTCGGCGGCCAGGTGGCGGTCGCCGTGTTTACGACGCCTTTGGACGAGCCGGTTGACCCCTCCCTTTTTCTGCCGCGGCATAATCTGGTCGATGAGCATGTGTTCGCCCGGCTGGCCGAGCTGCGGATCCCGCCGTCACCGACCTGCGACGAGGCGACCTTTGTGCGACGGGCTTATCTCGACGCGATCGGACTGCCGCCCACGCCGGAGGAAGTCCAGGCGTTCCTCGCCGACGACGATCCCAACAAACGCGCGTTGCTGGTCGATCAGTTGCTGCGGCGGCCCGAGTTTGTCGATTACTGGGCCCACTGGCTGGGCGACCTGTTCCAGAACCGGACGGAACGGGATCACGATGTGCGCGGCGTCAAAGGCGTTCGCGCCATGCATCAATGGCTGCGGGAACAGGTAGCATCGGGCCGCAACTGGCGGGACCTTTCGATTGATCTGCTTACCGCCAGCGGCTCGTGCGTCGAGCAGCCGCAGGTCGGTTATTACATCGTCACGGTGGGAGAGAAGTCGATCGAGGATTCCGACGTGGCCGATTCGGTCGCCCAGGCGTTTCTGGGGACACGCATCGGCTGCGCCCGGTGCCATAACCATCCTCTCGAAAAATACACGCAGGACGATTACTACCACTTTGTCGGGTTCTTTTCCCGCATCGCCCTCGACCGCCACAAGCCGGAAGAAGGCGCCACGGTGCTGGGTTACGGCACTAAGCAGACGGTCAACTGGCGCAAGCAGCTGGCCTCCCAGCAGGAGAAACTGGCGACCCTACAGGCCGAGAACGGCGACGCCGCTGCGATCGAACAGGCGGAGAATGCGATCGCCCGGGTGGAGAAGCAGCTGGCCGACCAGTTGACGGCCGAGCTGAAAATCCGGCAGCCGCGCACGGGAGAGCAGCTTTCGCCCCAGCCGCTGGATCGGTCGCAGCTGGAGATTGCCCCCGGCGACGACCCGCGCGAGGCCCTGGCGGCCTGGATCACCTCGCCGGATAACGAACAGTTCCGCGGCGCGATCGTGAACCGGCTGTGGAAGCATTTCCTGGGCGTCGGCCTGGTAGAGCCGGTCGACGATCTGCGGGCGACCAACCCGCCGTCGAACGTGCCGTTATGGAACGCATTGAACCAGGAGCTGGCGGCGGCCGACTTTGATCTGCGGCGTATCATGCGGTTGATCATGAACTCGCGCACGTACCAGCTTTCTTCGCAAACGAACGCCTTGAATGTACGCGACGCGAAGTTCTATTCGCACTTTTATCCGCGACGGCTGCCGGCCGAGGTGCTGCTCGACGCGCTCAGCCAGGCGACCGGAACGCCGGAAAAATTCGAAGGCTACCCGCTGGGCGTTCGGGCCGTACAGATCCCGGACCCCGGCGCCGAGTCGTACTTTCTGTCGCTGTTCGGCCGATCCGAACGGACCACGGCCTGCGCCTGCGAACGGGAGAACGCTGTCACTCTGCCGCAGTTGTTGCATCTGCAGAACAGCGATAACCTGCTGCAGAAGATGCGCTCGCCCGGTGGACGGTTCCCGCAATTGCTGCAGGACCAACCGAGCGACGCCGCGGTGATCCAGCAGCTGTTCCTGGCGACCGTCGCCCGGCCGCCAACGCCGGCCGAGCAGGCGGAAATCGAACGTCTGCTGGCGAGCGGAGAACGGAGCGAGGCGTTGCTGGATCTGTTCTGGGCGCTGCTCAACTCCAAAGAGTTTGCCTTTAATCATTGA
- a CDS encoding DUF1501 domain-containing protein, which yields MFDVHFDAARRGKGRGAAASRRDFLRVGGLSALGLGLSPLLQAQATAGEARRAKSVILVYLGGGMSHHDSFDLKPDASAEIRGKYHPIPSNVPGLHVGELLPLMARTMDKVCLVRSGAHNNDHHETATNWVMSGRFGSAFGDWPAMGAVAAHESGFPGTLPPYVAVPKNPSFTWELGKSAFLGGRCESFKAGDPNAEGYRVRDVIQAEPLSAARVQRRQSLLATVDQLAQQVEGSDQLQSYDQFQQRATQMVLSGEARRAFAIEQEADALRDRYGRTTFGQSCLLARRLVENGVGFVTVNFGGWDHHAKIWDGLENKLPDFDRGFSALLGDMHDRGLLEDTLVLAMGEFGRSPLVNKDQGRDHWARAASMLFAGAGVQPGRVVGETDRTGGEVTSRPIGPADVACTVFRSLGIDPRKQLSTPDGRPVEILDQGRVIDELYG from the coding sequence ATGTTTGACGTTCATTTTGATGCAGCCCGGCGGGGAAAAGGCCGCGGGGCGGCCGCGTCGCGACGCGACTTTTTGCGTGTGGGCGGCCTGAGCGCACTGGGGCTGGGTTTGTCCCCGTTGCTGCAGGCGCAGGCGACCGCGGGCGAAGCACGACGGGCGAAGTCGGTGATCCTGGTCTACCTGGGCGGCGGCATGTCGCACCACGATAGCTTTGATCTCAAGCCGGATGCTTCCGCCGAAATCCGCGGCAAGTACCATCCCATACCCAGCAACGTGCCAGGGTTGCATGTGGGCGAACTGCTCCCGCTGATGGCCCGCACCATGGACAAGGTCTGCCTGGTGCGGTCGGGCGCCCATAATAATGATCACCACGAAACGGCGACCAACTGGGTGATGTCGGGCCGCTTTGGCTCGGCTTTTGGCGACTGGCCGGCGATGGGCGCCGTGGCCGCGCATGAAAGCGGTTTCCCGGGCACGCTGCCGCCGTATGTGGCCGTGCCGAAGAATCCTTCCTTCACCTGGGAACTGGGGAAGAGCGCCTTTCTGGGCGGACGCTGCGAATCGTTCAAGGCGGGCGATCCCAACGCGGAGGGCTACCGCGTGCGCGATGTGATACAGGCCGAGCCGCTGTCTGCCGCCCGGGTGCAACGGCGGCAGTCCCTGCTGGCGACGGTGGATCAGCTGGCCCAGCAGGTCGAAGGCAGCGATCAGCTGCAGTCGTATGATCAGTTCCAGCAGCGGGCGACGCAGATGGTCCTTTCCGGCGAAGCCCGGCGGGCGTTCGCTATCGAACAGGAAGCCGACGCATTGCGGGACCGGTACGGACGTACGACCTTTGGGCAAAGCTGCCTGCTGGCCCGCCGCCTGGTGGAGAACGGCGTTGGCTTTGTCACGGTGAATTTTGGCGGCTGGGATCACCATGCGAAGATCTGGGACGGGCTGGAGAACAAGCTGCCGGATTTCGACCGCGGTTTCTCGGCCCTGCTCGGCGATATGCATGATCGGGGATTGCTGGAAGATACCCTGGTGCTGGCGATGGGGGAGTTTGGCCGCTCGCCGCTGGTCAACAAGGACCAGGGACGCGACCACTGGGCCCGGGCCGCTTCGATGCTGTTCGCCGGAGCCGGCGTGCAGCCAGGCCGGGTGGTGGGCGAAACAGATCGGACCGGCGGCGAGGTCACGTCCCGCCCGATCGGCCCGGCCGATGTGGCTTGTACCGTCTTTCGGTCGCTCGGCATTGATCCCCGCAAGCAGTTGTCGACGCCTGACGGTCGTCCTGTCGAGATCCTCGACCAGGGCCGGGTGATCGACGAACTGTACGGCTAG
- a CDS encoding FmdB family zinc ribbon protein codes for MPIYLYEVVLETGAGGERFEVSQKMGEPPLQTHPETGEPVRRLMTPPNIAGQWTERAAIKNSTDDKKLERLGFTKYVKSGEGTYEKTVGKGPDTISK; via the coding sequence ATGCCCATTTATCTTTACGAAGTTGTGCTGGAAACCGGCGCCGGCGGGGAACGGTTCGAGGTCTCGCAAAAAATGGGCGAGCCGCCGCTGCAGACCCACCCGGAAACGGGTGAGCCGGTCCGCCGCCTGATGACGCCGCCCAACATTGCCGGCCAATGGACCGAACGGGCTGCCATTAAAAATTCGACCGACGACAAAAAGCTGGAACGGCTGGGCTTCACCAAATACGTGAAAAGCGGCGAAGGCACCTACGAAAAAACCGTCGGCAAAGGGCCAGACACCATTTCCAAGTAG
- a CDS encoding small basic protein: MTIDKSLKVKSGVVRSRNVLTRAERVEKLQEADRWQKGDKILGMPKVRVIKISLKKKKKVKKEDDK, encoded by the coding sequence ATGACGATTGATAAAAGTCTCAAAGTCAAAAGCGGCGTGGTTCGCTCGCGGAACGTGCTCACCCGTGCCGAACGGGTCGAGAAACTGCAGGAAGCAGATCGCTGGCAAAAAGGGGATAAAATCCTCGGCATGCCGAAAGTTCGCGTGATCAAGATCTCGCTGAAGAAAAAGAAGAAGGTCAAAAAAGAAGACGACAAATAG
- the larA gene encoding nickel-dependent lactate racemase, producing MRVRLEYGRTGLEVDLPDARVVRTLAYKQAAPLPDPQAELRRVFASPTGTPPLEQLARGKKSACIVVCDITRPVPNELILTPLLETLAAAGIPRSEVLVLIATGLHRPNTRDELIEMLGQDIVETCQVENHFGLDAEAHTYLGESPNGVPIWIDSRYLTADLKITVGLIEPHFMAGFSGGRKLVCPGIAAWETIREWHSPRFLEHPLADTGVLEGNPVHVENTWIARKAGCDFIVNVVIDDQRRPLRFVAGDMEAAFLEGVAFVREVVSDTIPEPVDVVVTSSAGYPLDTTFYQAVKGMNAAAAIVKPGGLIILAASMTEGVGSPEFRQLLEQYDSLETFLADIDGKPCDVLDQWQLEKLATVCRKARVKVVTAGLSAETLSQCFVETAATVEQAVADALEEFGPETTIAVIPKGPYVMASLAAV from the coding sequence ATGCGTGTTCGACTGGAGTATGGTCGCACCGGGCTGGAGGTCGACCTGCCCGACGCTCGTGTCGTGCGCACGTTGGCCTACAAGCAGGCGGCTCCCTTGCCGGACCCGCAGGCGGAACTCCGCCGCGTCTTCGCTTCCCCCACCGGGACTCCGCCGCTGGAGCAACTGGCTCGCGGCAAAAAGTCAGCCTGCATTGTGGTGTGCGACATCACCCGGCCCGTCCCGAACGAGCTGATTCTGACCCCGCTGCTGGAAACCCTCGCTGCGGCGGGAATTCCGCGGTCGGAAGTACTGGTTCTGATCGCCACCGGTCTGCATCGACCGAACACGCGCGACGAGCTGATCGAAATGCTCGGCCAGGACATCGTCGAAACGTGCCAGGTCGAGAATCATTTCGGACTCGACGCTGAGGCCCACACCTACCTGGGCGAAAGTCCCAACGGCGTGCCGATCTGGATCGATTCGCGATATCTGACCGCGGATCTGAAAATCACCGTCGGCCTGATCGAGCCGCATTTCATGGCCGGTTTCTCCGGCGGCCGCAAGCTGGTTTGCCCCGGGATCGCCGCCTGGGAAACGATTCGCGAATGGCATAGCCCGCGGTTCCTGGAACATCCGCTCGCCGATACGGGCGTGCTGGAAGGGAATCCGGTTCACGTGGAGAACACCTGGATCGCCCGGAAGGCCGGCTGCGATTTCATTGTCAACGTGGTGATCGACGACCAGCGACGACCGCTGCGGTTTGTCGCCGGCGACATGGAAGCGGCCTTTCTGGAAGGCGTCGCTTTTGTCCGCGAAGTCGTCAGCGACACCATCCCCGAGCCGGTCGATGTGGTCGTCACCAGCAGCGCCGGCTATCCGCTGGACACCACCTTTTATCAGGCCGTGAAAGGGATGAACGCCGCGGCGGCGATCGTCAAGCCGGGCGGACTCATCATCCTGGCCGCCAGCATGACCGAAGGGGTCGGCAGCCCCGAGTTCCGCCAGCTGCTGGAACAGTACGACAGCCTCGAAACGTTCCTGGCCGACATCGACGGCAAGCCGTGCGACGTGCTCGACCAGTGGCAGCTGGAGAAGCTGGCCACGGTTTGTCGCAAGGCCCGCGTCAAAGTGGTCACCGCCGGCCTGTCCGCGGAGACGTTGTCGCAATGCTTCGTGGAAACGGCCGCCACCGTCGAGCAGGCCGTGGCCGACGCGCTGGAAGAATTCGGCCCGGAAACCACGATCGCCGTGATTCCGAAAGGGCCGTACGTAATGGCCTCGCTGGCGGCTGTGTAG
- a CDS encoding prolipoprotein diacylglyceryl transferase family protein, with protein sequence MRQTLFYIPDQLYGMPVYGMGLLLALWAIAGVLFFLLHLKSQQGKWTGDTTGHFVMWLFIGLAIWKLLPELVVHDPTGSGLPIRGYGVMLLCGVVTSVLLAAYRARRMGLDPEVIFSLSFAMFIAGIIGARVFYVIQYHDKFDSLMSVLSVTNGGLVVYGSVIGGLGAGIIFVVRRGLSPLAIGDIIAPSMVLGLAFGRIGCLFNGCCFGGVCESNWAPRMEFPGPTSSVTSPPYQYQRAYGQLHGFRLGKDEQNRPTIAHLLPESVFPDNPALAADLAVGDRITRINLSPLEAVRAAPYIDWPEGAQLELTTLDGQTFHTPLERTGKEVPRYSPGFELTFDGEGELVTQRVKPDSPAAKAGLENGMQLESLSLPPIESFEIATQLLDFSNRILLVETADGKRANLSVHELRDPSLPVHPTQIYASINAFLLCAFLWCLYPYRRRDGVVFATLLVTYPIARILLEAIRTDVDTLGWVPLTISQFISVCILLLGAALWVFLSTRPDGTSLPVDRSLPDNTPLPAGS encoded by the coding sequence GTGCGACAAACGCTTTTTTATATACCCGATCAACTTTACGGCATGCCGGTTTACGGCATGGGACTGCTGCTGGCGCTCTGGGCGATCGCCGGCGTCTTGTTCTTTCTCCTGCATCTGAAAAGCCAGCAGGGGAAGTGGACCGGCGACACGACCGGCCATTTTGTCATGTGGCTGTTCATTGGCCTTGCCATCTGGAAGTTGTTGCCGGAACTGGTCGTCCACGATCCAACTGGCAGCGGTCTGCCGATCCGCGGTTACGGCGTGATGCTGCTCTGCGGTGTGGTGACGTCCGTCCTGCTGGCCGCGTATCGAGCCCGCCGGATGGGCCTCGATCCCGAGGTGATTTTCTCGCTGTCGTTCGCCATGTTTATCGCCGGCATTATCGGCGCCAGGGTGTTCTATGTGATCCAGTACCACGACAAGTTTGACTCGCTGATGTCGGTGCTGAGCGTCACCAACGGCGGTCTGGTCGTGTACGGCTCGGTGATTGGCGGCCTGGGGGCAGGCATTATTTTTGTCGTCCGGCGGGGACTGTCACCGCTGGCGATCGGCGATATCATCGCCCCCAGCATGGTGCTGGGCCTGGCGTTTGGGCGCATCGGCTGCCTGTTCAATGGCTGCTGCTTCGGCGGCGTGTGCGAATCCAACTGGGCGCCCCGGATGGAGTTCCCCGGCCCGACATCGTCCGTCACCAGTCCGCCCTACCAGTACCAAAGGGCGTACGGCCAGCTGCATGGCTTTCGCCTGGGGAAAGACGAGCAAAACCGCCCGACGATCGCCCACTTGCTGCCTGAAAGCGTGTTCCCCGATAACCCGGCCCTGGCCGCCGACCTGGCCGTCGGCGATCGGATCACGCGGATCAATCTCTCGCCGCTGGAGGCGGTCAGGGCGGCGCCCTACATCGACTGGCCCGAAGGCGCCCAGTTGGAACTGACCACCCTCGACGGACAAACCTTCCACACGCCGCTGGAACGGACCGGCAAGGAAGTCCCCCGCTACAGCCCCGGTTTCGAACTGACCTTCGACGGGGAGGGGGAACTGGTCACCCAGCGCGTCAAGCCCGATAGCCCTGCAGCCAAAGCCGGGCTGGAAAACGGCATGCAACTGGAATCTCTGTCCCTGCCTCCGATCGAATCGTTTGAAATAGCGACCCAGTTGCTCGATTTTTCCAATCGCATCCTGCTGGTGGAAACGGCCGATGGCAAACGGGCCAACCTGTCGGTGCACGAACTGCGCGACCCTAGCCTGCCGGTGCACCCGACGCAGATTTACGCTTCGATCAACGCCTTTTTGCTCTGTGCGTTTTTGTGGTGCCTGTACCCTTACCGCCGCCGCGACGGCGTGGTATTCGCCACGCTGCTGGTGACGTATCCAATCGCCCGGATTTTGCTGGAAGCGATCCGCACCGATGTCGACACGCTGGGCTGGGTCCCGCTGACGATCTCGCAGTTTATCAGCGTCTGCATCCTGCTACTGGGCGCCGCGTTATGGGTCTTTCTCAGCACCCGTCCCGACGGCACTTCGCTGCCAGTGGACAGGTCTTTGCCAGACAACACGCCCCTGCCTGCCGGTTCGTAG
- a CDS encoding DUF6798 domain-containing protein, protein MIAAAPTDAAQAPRPRTWLWSLSETVLIWLLAMLCYGWPVPGVNEAHYLAKAKHFWDPSWAAGDFFLNSSDTHLVFYWTFGWLTLFLPLTAVAWVGRLVTWALLAWAWRRLSWTVAPIPTLSVLTAAGFMALLTYCHMAGEWVLGGVEAKGFAFFFMLLAMQAVAAGRWRIVWIWVGLASAFHVLVGGWSGIAVLFAWLLAGKDRAPLLSMAPTLLIGLLFSLLGLIPAVLLTWGVDSGVVIQANQIYVFERLPHHLTVRQMEWIPWLGVDWLPLPVLRHFGLMLVWVLLAVLLRGEKSLRRLQGFVAGAAAIAIGGIAIDLATLHAPDLAARLLRLYWYRLSDAVLPMGVSLSLGVGIMRLTAWKKPVGQYAMLWAIAGCIAFAVQVRSEHANDPRPDADRQTLPVGQNMEQTLQIYEEWRRVCEWVDKHLPADAVCITPRRQQTFTWRSGRAEVVNWKNLPQDAQAIVLWKQRIENIYPARLYAPEGWKGLTRLGPDRLRKLGQRYGARYLVVDRMLNHQRPGMIRLYPPPAEPGSIYEVYQIDP, encoded by the coding sequence ATGATCGCTGCCGCCCCTACCGACGCCGCCCAGGCGCCCCGTCCTCGCACCTGGCTTTGGTCGTTGTCGGAAACGGTGCTGATCTGGCTGCTCGCCATGCTCTGCTATGGCTGGCCCGTTCCCGGCGTGAACGAGGCCCACTACCTCGCCAAGGCAAAGCATTTCTGGGATCCGTCCTGGGCTGCTGGCGATTTCTTCCTCAACTCCAGCGATACGCACCTGGTCTTCTACTGGACGTTCGGCTGGTTGACGCTGTTCCTGCCGCTGACCGCTGTCGCCTGGGTGGGACGTTTGGTCACCTGGGCGCTGCTGGCCTGGGCCTGGCGCCGGCTCAGTTGGACGGTCGCCCCCATTCCGACGCTCAGCGTACTGACGGCCGCCGGGTTTATGGCTTTGCTGACCTATTGCCACATGGCGGGCGAATGGGTCCTGGGCGGCGTAGAAGCCAAAGGCTTTGCCTTCTTTTTCATGCTCCTGGCCATGCAGGCCGTGGCAGCGGGTCGCTGGCGGATCGTCTGGATCTGGGTCGGGCTGGCGTCGGCCTTTCATGTGCTGGTCGGGGGCTGGTCCGGCATCGCCGTGCTGTTCGCCTGGCTGCTGGCCGGCAAGGACAGGGCGCCCTTGCTGTCGATGGCGCCGACTCTGCTGATTGGCCTGCTGTTCTCGCTGCTGGGGCTGATCCCGGCGGTGCTGCTCACCTGGGGCGTCGACTCCGGCGTGGTGATCCAGGCGAACCAGATTTACGTCTTTGAACGGCTGCCGCATCATCTGACCGTGCGGCAAATGGAGTGGATCCCGTGGCTGGGCGTCGACTGGCTGCCCTTGCCTGTACTGCGGCATTTTGGGCTGATGCTGGTCTGGGTCCTGCTGGCCGTGCTGCTCCGCGGGGAGAAATCGCTGCGTCGCCTGCAGGGCTTCGTCGCCGGCGCCGCGGCCATTGCCATCGGTGGGATCGCGATCGACCTGGCGACGCTGCACGCGCCGGATCTGGCGGCCCGCTTGTTGCGGCTGTACTGGTATCGGCTGAGCGACGCCGTGTTGCCGATGGGCGTGTCCCTGTCGCTGGGCGTCGGCATCATGCGGTTGACGGCCTGGAAGAAACCGGTCGGCCAGTACGCCATGCTCTGGGCCATCGCAGGCTGCATTGCGTTTGCGGTCCAGGTGCGCAGCGAACACGCCAACGACCCGCGCCCCGACGCCGATCGCCAGACCCTGCCAGTCGGGCAAAACATGGAACAGACGCTGCAGATCTACGAAGAATGGCGTCGCGTCTGCGAGTGGGTCGACAAACACCTGCCGGCCGACGCCGTCTGCATCACCCCCCGGCGACAGCAGACCTTTACTTGGCGCAGCGGACGCGCCGAGGTCGTCAACTGGAAGAACCTGCCGCAAGACGCCCAGGCGATCGTCCTCTGGAAACAGCGGATCGAGAACATCTACCCAGCCCGACTGTACGCTCCGGAAGGCTGGAAGGGGCTGACCCGTCTGGGTCCGGATCGTCTGCGCAAACTGGGCCAGCGCTACGGCGCGCGGTATCTGGTGGTCGACCGCATGCTCAACCACCAGCGGCCCGGCATGATTCGCCTTTATCCGCCCCCCGCCGAGCCCGGCAGCATCTACGAGGTCTATCAGATCGACCCGTAA
- the der gene encoding ribosome biogenesis GTPase Der: MGLPQVVIVGRPNVGKSSIFNWLAGRRLAIVDDQPGVTRDRVSHLLVHKNRFFEMVDTGGIGIEDCDNLTREIEEQIALAVDSADVILFVVDTRDGIVPLDEEVARRLRYVDKPIICVANKTDAPTMDSNADDFYKLGRGKLLRVSAHQHRGHDELLEMIVERLPPEGADEQTGEPEMKVAIVGRRNVGKSTFVNTLLQANRMIVSEIPGTTRDSVDVRFDLDGKAFIAIDTPGLKKGKAIRTDLDFYSTHRAQRSIRRADVSLMFFDAGARISKVDKQLVKYIADQYKPCIFVVNKWDLLFGQVPTEKWVHYLHDTFQTMWHAPIAFITGQTGKNMKALLNHAQMVFKQSRDRVSTSELNRLVAAALDRTPPPMYQNRRPKIYYATQVGTQPPTIVLMCNNPKGFSPTYLRFLLSVFRDHLPFGEVPIKLYLQKRPQNDEKDVIKQR; encoded by the coding sequence ATGGGTCTTCCCCAAGTTGTCATCGTCGGCCGGCCCAATGTCGGCAAATCAAGTATCTTTAACTGGCTGGCGGGTCGCCGACTGGCGATCGTCGACGATCAGCCCGGCGTCACGCGCGACCGGGTCAGCCATCTGCTGGTGCACAAGAACCGCTTCTTCGAAATGGTCGATACGGGCGGCATTGGGATCGAGGACTGCGACAATCTGACGCGTGAGATCGAGGAGCAGATTGCGCTGGCGGTCGACTCGGCCGATGTCATCCTGTTTGTGGTTGACACGCGCGACGGCATTGTGCCGTTGGATGAGGAAGTCGCTCGTCGGCTGCGTTACGTGGACAAGCCCATTATCTGCGTCGCCAACAAAACCGATGCGCCGACGATGGATTCCAACGCCGACGATTTCTACAAGCTGGGCCGCGGGAAGCTGTTGCGGGTGAGCGCCCACCAGCATCGGGGCCACGATGAACTGCTGGAAATGATCGTCGAGCGACTGCCGCCGGAGGGAGCCGATGAGCAAACGGGCGAGCCCGAAATGAAGGTCGCCATCGTCGGCCGGCGGAATGTGGGAAAAAGCACGTTCGTCAATACGCTGCTGCAGGCGAACCGGATGATCGTCAGTGAAATTCCCGGCACCACGCGGGACAGCGTGGACGTGCGCTTTGATCTCGATGGTAAAGCGTTTATCGCGATTGATACGCCCGGCCTGAAAAAAGGAAAGGCGATCCGCACCGATCTCGACTTTTACAGCACGCATCGCGCGCAGCGGAGCATTCGCCGGGCCGACGTCTCGTTGATGTTTTTCGACGCCGGGGCCCGGATCAGCAAGGTCGACAAGCAGCTGGTCAAATACATTGCGGACCAGTACAAGCCGTGCATTTTTGTCGTGAACAAGTGGGACCTGCTGTTCGGCCAGGTGCCGACGGAAAAATGGGTCCACTACCTGCACGATACGTTCCAGACCATGTGGCACGCGCCAATCGCCTTTATTACTGGACAGACCGGCAAGAATATGAAGGCCCTGCTGAATCACGCGCAGATGGTGTTCAAGCAGTCGCGGGACCGGGTCAGCACGTCGGAATTGAATCGCCTGGTGGCGGCCGCCCTGGATCGCACGCCGCCGCCTATGTATCAGAACCGACGTCCCAAGATTTACTACGCCACACAAGTCGGCACCCAGCCGCCGACGATCGTGTTGATGTGCAACAACCCCAAAGGTTTCTCGCCGACGTATCTCCGTTTTCTGCTCAGCGTGTTCCGCGATCACCTGCCGTTTGGCGAAGTGCCGATCAAGCTGTATCTGCAGAAGCGTCCCCAGAACGATGAGAAAGACGTCATCAAGCAGCGTTAA